In Perca fluviatilis chromosome 14, GENO_Pfluv_1.0, whole genome shotgun sequence, a genomic segment contains:
- the LOC120573689 gene encoding carbohydrate sulfotransferase 12-like, translating into MAPCRGFLLLMGFLGSMFLIMMFRWDGLPDMRAERIPEQQELRKKLLRETCDGDRDAFTEGKHSLDDLSIKALENLIVDDKHCIIYCYIPKVACTNWKRVMFVLNQTEPYPDLMSTSGDLVHEYSTLTHLNSFPRPEIKVMWMFVRDPFTRLISAYRDKFQRHNEYYYLNFAWDILRLYANLTNPPQTVDKAFASGVHPSFYNFIQYLLDPRTEDKQPFEPHWRQMYRQCQPCLIQYDFLGHQETLQQDAQQLLRMLKLENDIKFPPSYENMTSPSSVSEWFSTVPLEDRRKLYQLYEKDFRLFGYRRPGELLDG; encoded by the exons ATGGCACCATGCAGAGGATTTCTGCTGCTCATGGGATTTTTGGGATCTATGTTTCTCATAATGATGTTCCGATGGGATGGGTTACCAGATATGAGAG CAGAGAGGATCCCTGAGCAGCAGGAACTGAGAAAGAAGCTGCTAAGAGAAACGTGTGATGGTGACAGAGACGCATTTACTGAGGGCAAGCACAGTTTAGATGACTTGAGTATCAAAGCGCTGGAGAACCTAATTGTGGATGACAAACACTGCATCATCTACTGTTACATTCCCAAG GTGGCATGTACCAACTGGAAGAGGGTAATGTTTGTCCTGAACCAGACTGAGCCGTATCCTGATCTCATGTCCACATCTGGTGACTTGGTCCACGAATACAGCACGCTCACTCACTTAAACAGCTTCCCAAGACCAGAGATTAAGGTCA TGTGGATGTTTGTCCGGGACCCATTCACCCGACTCATCTCCGCCTACCGAGACAAGTTCCAGCGGCACAATGAGTACTACTATCTAAACTTTGCCTGGGACATTCTGCGCCTGTACGCCAACTTGACTAATCCACCACAGACAGTGGACAAGGCATTTGCATCCGGGGTACACCCCTCATTTTACAACTTCATTCAGTACTTGCTGGACCCGCGGACAGAGGACAAGCAGCCCTTTGAACCCCACTGGAGGCAGATGTACCGCCAGTGCCAGCCCTGCCTCATCCA GTATGATTTCCTTGGCCATCAGGAGACTCTTCAACAGGACGCTCAACAGCTGCTGAGGATGTTAAAGCTGGAGAACGACATCAAGTTCCCTCCTTCCTATGAAAACATGACTTCCCCTTCTTCTGTGTCGGAGTGGTTCAGCACAGTGCCTCTAGAGGACAGGAGGAAGCTGTACCAGCTCTATGAGAAGGACTTCAGGCTTTTTGGCTACAGAAGGCCTGGAGAATTGCTTGATGGTTGA
- the LOC120573687 gene encoding carbohydrate sulfotransferase 12-like isoform X1: MTCSKGPGVGIKATAVRTEPLYAQPVAMAPWIREFVLLLGFLGFAFVVMMLVFQWDALPEVRGKHLSSQPQIITTERIPEQQELRKKLLRETCDGDRDAFTEGKHSLDDLSVEELDNFIVDDKQCIVYCFIPKVACTNWKTVMFVLNQSKPYPDPKSINVDLVHDIDKLVYLNAFPREEIEAKLKNYTKFMFVRDPFTRLISAYRDKFLQWHDEYYYLNFSREILRLYGNLTNPPRTVKEASVTELHPSFYNFIQYLLDPRTEEKQPFDLHWKQMYRQCHPCLIQYDFLGHQETLQQDAQQLLRMLKLENDIKFPPSYENMTSPSSVSEWFSTVPLEDRRKLYQLYEKDFRLFGYRRPGELLDG, from the exons atgacatgcagcaaagggccaggAGTCGGAATCAAAGCCAcggcggtaaggactgagcctctgtacgctcaaccag TCGCCATGGCACCATGGATCAGAGAATTTGTGCTGCTCCTTGGCTTTTTGGGATTCGCGTTTGTCGTCATGATGTTGGTCTTCCAATGGGACGCATTACCAGAAGTGagag GAAAACATCTCTCCAGTCAGCCCCAAATAATAACCACTG AGAGGATCCCTGAGCAGCAGGAACTGAGAAAGAAGCTGCTAAGAGAAACGTGTGATGGTGACCGAGATGCCTTTACTGAGGGCAAGCACAGTTTAGATGACTTGAGTGTAGAGGAGCTGGATAACTTTATTGTGGATGACAAACAATGCATCGTCTACTGTTTCATTCCCAAG GTGGCATGTACCAACTGGAAGACGGTAATGTTTGTCCTGAACCAGAGCAAGCCATATCCTGACCCCAAGTCCATAAATGTTGACTTGGTCCACGACATCGACAAGCTCGTTTACCTGAACGCTTTCCCAAGAGAAGAGATTGAG GCAAAGCTGAAAAACTACACCAAGTTCATGTTTGTCCGGGACCCATTCACCCGACTCATCTCCGCCTACCGAGACAAGTTCCTGCAGTGGCACGATGAGTACTACTATCTAAACTTTTCCCGGGAAATTCTGCGCCTGTACGGCAACCTGACTAATCCACCACGGACGGTGAAAGAGGCGTCTGTAACGGAGTTACACCCCTCATTTTACAACTTCATTCAGTACTTGCTGGACCCGCGGACAGAGGAGAAGCAGCCCTTTGACCTTCACTGGAAGCAGATGTACCGCCAGTGCCACCCCTGCCTCATTCA GTATGATTTCCTTGGCCATCAGGAGACTCTTCAACAGGACGCTCAACAGCTGCTGAGGATGTTAAAGCTGGAGAACGACATCAAGTTCCCTCCTTCCTATGAAAACATGACTTCCCCTTCTTCTGTGTCGGAGTGGTTCAGCACAGTGCCTCTAGAGGACAGGAGGAAGCTGTACCAGCTCTATGAGAAGGACTTCAGGCTTTTTGGCTACAGAAGGCCTGGAGAATTGCTTGATGGTTGA
- the LOC120573687 gene encoding carbohydrate sulfotransferase 12-like isoform X2, whose amino-acid sequence MAPWIREFVLLLGFLGFAFVVMMLVFQWDALPEVRGKHLSSQPQIITTERIPEQQELRKKLLRETCDGDRDAFTEGKHSLDDLSVEELDNFIVDDKQCIVYCFIPKVACTNWKTVMFVLNQSKPYPDPKSINVDLVHDIDKLVYLNAFPREEIEAKLKNYTKFMFVRDPFTRLISAYRDKFLQWHDEYYYLNFSREILRLYGNLTNPPRTVKEASVTELHPSFYNFIQYLLDPRTEEKQPFDLHWKQMYRQCHPCLIQYDFLGHQETLQQDAQQLLRMLKLENDIKFPPSYENMTSPSSVSEWFSTVPLEDRRKLYQLYEKDFRLFGYRRPGELLDG is encoded by the exons ATGGCACCATGGATCAGAGAATTTGTGCTGCTCCTTGGCTTTTTGGGATTCGCGTTTGTCGTCATGATGTTGGTCTTCCAATGGGACGCATTACCAGAAGTGagag GAAAACATCTCTCCAGTCAGCCCCAAATAATAACCACTG AGAGGATCCCTGAGCAGCAGGAACTGAGAAAGAAGCTGCTAAGAGAAACGTGTGATGGTGACCGAGATGCCTTTACTGAGGGCAAGCACAGTTTAGATGACTTGAGTGTAGAGGAGCTGGATAACTTTATTGTGGATGACAAACAATGCATCGTCTACTGTTTCATTCCCAAG GTGGCATGTACCAACTGGAAGACGGTAATGTTTGTCCTGAACCAGAGCAAGCCATATCCTGACCCCAAGTCCATAAATGTTGACTTGGTCCACGACATCGACAAGCTCGTTTACCTGAACGCTTTCCCAAGAGAAGAGATTGAG GCAAAGCTGAAAAACTACACCAAGTTCATGTTTGTCCGGGACCCATTCACCCGACTCATCTCCGCCTACCGAGACAAGTTCCTGCAGTGGCACGATGAGTACTACTATCTAAACTTTTCCCGGGAAATTCTGCGCCTGTACGGCAACCTGACTAATCCACCACGGACGGTGAAAGAGGCGTCTGTAACGGAGTTACACCCCTCATTTTACAACTTCATTCAGTACTTGCTGGACCCGCGGACAGAGGAGAAGCAGCCCTTTGACCTTCACTGGAAGCAGATGTACCGCCAGTGCCACCCCTGCCTCATTCA GTATGATTTCCTTGGCCATCAGGAGACTCTTCAACAGGACGCTCAACAGCTGCTGAGGATGTTAAAGCTGGAGAACGACATCAAGTTCCCTCCTTCCTATGAAAACATGACTTCCCCTTCTTCTGTGTCGGAGTGGTTCAGCACAGTGCCTCTAGAGGACAGGAGGAAGCTGTACCAGCTCTATGAGAAGGACTTCAGGCTTTTTGGCTACAGAAGGCCTGGAGAATTGCTTGATGGTTGA